In a genomic window of Chlamydiota bacterium:
- a CDS encoding biopolymer transporter ExbD, giving the protein MRLVRKKWTEGDELNLTPLIDVVFNLLVFFLVATSFQRVQRELQVDLPKAKSSEAVSMEIQPIAVTVAKDGTITMGEKPVTVEELPKRLKETLAAAQKPRVFVRGDAQAYHQNIVAVLNACQEAGIYDVSLATEE; this is encoded by the coding sequence ATGAGACTCGTGCGGAAGAAGTGGACGGAGGGGGATGAGCTGAACCTGACGCCGCTCATCGACGTCGTCTTCAACCTGCTTGTCTTCTTTCTGGTCGCCACCTCCTTCCAGCGGGTTCAGCGGGAGCTCCAGGTGGACCTGCCGAAGGCCAAATCCTCGGAGGCGGTGTCGATGGAGATCCAGCCGATCGCGGTGACGGTGGCGAAGGACGGCACGATCACGATGGGGGAGAAGCCGGTCACGGTCGAGGAGTTGCCGAAACGGCTCAAGGAGACGCTGGCGGCGGCGCAGAAGCCCCGCGTCTTCGTGCGCGGCGACGCGCAGGCGTACCACCAGAACATCGTGGCGGTCCTGAACGCCTGCCAGGAGGCGGGGATCTACGACGTGTCGCTGGCGACGGAGGAGTAG